The following coding sequences lie in one Carassius carassius chromosome 1, fCarCar2.1, whole genome shotgun sequence genomic window:
- the LOC132149117 gene encoding cyclin-dependent kinase 6-like isoform X2 has product MDDSCCWESSDYEMLAEIGQGAYGKVYKARERRGLQRFIAVKRLHIPEEPESGIPQFVIREVALLRKLEHFNHPNIVRLLNVSAGWQNEKFDLTLVFEYIDQDLTTFLSKASEKGLARDKIKLLSGLDFLHTNTVIHRDLKPDNVLVSSRGEVKIADFGLARIYTYHIALTPCVVTLWYRAPEVLLQSSYMSSVDIWSAGCIFAELFLLRPLFRGFTEIQQLQKIFEVIGLPGEEDWPIESPVCYSPTWAEKKPTKQLLPSLAHEENDLLSQFLTFNPAHRISACRALAHPFLADCNREDE; this is encoded by the exons ATGGATGACAGCTGTTGTTGGGAGAGCTCAGATTATGAAATGTTGGCAGAAATCGGCCAGGGCGCCTACGGAAAAGTGTACAAAGCCCGAGAGAGGCGCGGCCTGCAGCGCTTCATAGCGGTGAAGAGACTCCACATCCCCGAGGAGCCGGAGTCTGGCATCCCTCAGTTCGTGATTCGAGAAGTGGCTCTTCTGCGAAAACTAGAGCACTTCAACCACCCTAACATAGTCAG GTTGCTGAATGTATCAGCTGGATGGCAAAACGAGAAGTTTGACCTGACGCTGGTGTTTGAGTACATCGATCAGGATCTGACCACGTTTCTCAGCAAAGCATCAGAAAAAGGCCTGGCCAGGGACAAAATTAAG CTGCTCAGCGGACTTGACTTCCTCCACACTAACACCGTCATTCATCGGGACCTGAAGCCAGACAATGTGCTCGTGAGCAGTCGAGGGGAGGTCAAGATTGCAGACTTCGGTTTAGCCAGAATATACACATACCATATCGCCCTCACCCCATGT GTGGTGACTCTGTGGTACAGGGCTCCAGAGGTCCTGCTGCAGTCCAGTTACATGTCTTCAGTGGATATCTGGAGTGCTGGGTGCATCTTTGCAGAGCTCTTTCTGTTAAG GCCTTTGTTTCGTGGATTCACAGAGATCCAGCAGCTGCAGAAGATCTTTGA GGTCATTGGATTGCCGGGTGAGGAGGACTGGCCCATAGAAAGCCCTGTCTGCTACAGCCCTACATGGGCTGAGAAAAAGCCTACAAAACAACTATTACCGAGTCTCGCCCATGAGGAGAATGACCTGCTGTCT CAATTTCTGACTTTCAATCCAGCTCATCGTATCTCTGCCTGCAGAGCTTTGGCACATCCTTTCCTGGCAGACTGCAACCGTGAAGATGAATGA
- the LOC132149117 gene encoding cyclin-dependent kinase 6-like isoform X1 codes for MDDSCCWESSDYEMLAEIGQGAYGKVYKARERRGLQRFIAVKRLHIPEEPESGIPQFVIREVALLRKLEHFNHPNIVRLLNVSAGWQNEKFDLTLVFEYIDQDLTTFLSKASEKGLARDKIKDVMRQLLSGLDFLHTNTVIHRDLKPDNVLVSSRGEVKIADFGLARIYTYHIALTPCVVTLWYRAPEVLLQSSYMSSVDIWSAGCIFAELFLLRPLFRGFTEIQQLQKIFEVIGLPGEEDWPIESPVCYSPTWAEKKPTKQLLPSLAHEENDLLSQFLTFNPAHRISACRALAHPFLADCNREDE; via the exons ATGGATGACAGCTGTTGTTGGGAGAGCTCAGATTATGAAATGTTGGCAGAAATCGGCCAGGGCGCCTACGGAAAAGTGTACAAAGCCCGAGAGAGGCGCGGCCTGCAGCGCTTCATAGCGGTGAAGAGACTCCACATCCCCGAGGAGCCGGAGTCTGGCATCCCTCAGTTCGTGATTCGAGAAGTGGCTCTTCTGCGAAAACTAGAGCACTTCAACCACCCTAACATAGTCAG GTTGCTGAATGTATCAGCTGGATGGCAAAACGAGAAGTTTGACCTGACGCTGGTGTTTGAGTACATCGATCAGGATCTGACCACGTTTCTCAGCAAAGCATCAGAAAAAGGCCTGGCCAGGGACAAAATTAAG GATGTGATGCGTCAGCTGCTCAGCGGACTTGACTTCCTCCACACTAACACCGTCATTCATCGGGACCTGAAGCCAGACAATGTGCTCGTGAGCAGTCGAGGGGAGGTCAAGATTGCAGACTTCGGTTTAGCCAGAATATACACATACCATATCGCCCTCACCCCATGT GTGGTGACTCTGTGGTACAGGGCTCCAGAGGTCCTGCTGCAGTCCAGTTACATGTCTTCAGTGGATATCTGGAGTGCTGGGTGCATCTTTGCAGAGCTCTTTCTGTTAAG GCCTTTGTTTCGTGGATTCACAGAGATCCAGCAGCTGCAGAAGATCTTTGA GGTCATTGGATTGCCGGGTGAGGAGGACTGGCCCATAGAAAGCCCTGTCTGCTACAGCCCTACATGGGCTGAGAAAAAGCCTACAAAACAACTATTACCGAGTCTCGCCCATGAGGAGAATGACCTGCTGTCT CAATTTCTGACTTTCAATCCAGCTCATCGTATCTCTGCCTGCAGAGCTTTGGCACATCCTTTCCTGGCAGACTGCAACCGTGAAGATGAATGA
- the LOC132149108 gene encoding glycylpeptide N-tetradecanoyltransferase 1-like, with the protein MADENETAPQPEKETEVEVDHVHCSNCENEEHHSDDGEKGDTGAKKKKKKPKKKNKDKSGGNDAAPDPLAKVNSLPADKLQEIQKAIELFSVGQGPAKTMEEATHRSYQFWDTQPVPKLGETVTSHGFIEPDKDSIREEPYSLPQGFTWDTLDLGNSAVLKELYTLLNENYVEDDDNMFRFDYSPEFLLWALRPPGWLHQWHCGVRVNSNQKLVGFISAIPANIRIYEIEKKMVEINFLCVHKKLRAKRVAPVLIREITRRVNLEGIFQAVYTAGVVLPKPVGTCRYWHRSLNPRKLIEVKFSHLSRNMTMQRTMKLYRLPEAPKTSGLRPMTVKDVPAVHRLLREYLSQFNLVPVMSPEEVQHWLLPQENIIDTFVVENSDGKLTDLLSFYTLPSTIMNHPVHRSLKAAYSFYNVHTTTPLLDLMGDALILAKSKGFDVFNALDLMENKTFLEKLKFGIGDGNLQYYLYNWKCPSMGSEKVGLVLQ; encoded by the exons ATGGCGGATGAGAATGAGACAGCACCGCAGCCGGAGAAAGAAACTGAGGTAGAAGTGGATCACGTACACTGCAGCAATTGTGAAAATGAAGAGCACCACTCTGATGACGG GGAGAAGGGCGACACAGGtgccaagaagaagaaaaagaaaccgaAGAAAAAGAACAAAGACAAGTCTGGAGGAAATGATGCAGCACCGGATCCGCTGGCCaaa GTAAACTCCCTCCCTGCGGATAAGTTACAGGAGATCCAGAAGGCCATCGAGCTGTTTTCGGTGGGACAGGGTCCGGCTAAAACCATGGAGGAGGCCACACATCGCAGTTATCAGTTCTGGGACACTCAGCCTGTTCCTAAACTTG gaGAGACTGTGACCTCACATGGCTTCATTGAGCCAGATAAAGACAGCATACGAGAGGAGCCCTACAGCCTCCCGCAGGGCTTCACCTGGGACACTCTGGACCTGGGAAACTCTGCAGTG CTGAAAGAGCTGTACACTCTCCTGAATGAGAACTATGTGGAGGATGATGACAACATGTTTCGTTTTGATTACTCCCCTGAATTCCTGCTCTG GGCTCTGCGTCCTCCAGGCTGGTTGCATCAGTGGCATTGTGGGGTGAGAGTGAACTCTAATCAGAAGCTGGTTGGCTTCATCAGTGCCATACCAGCCAACATCCGCATCTATGAAAT AGAGAAGAAGATGGTGGAGATAAACTTCCTTTGTGTGCATAAGAAACTTCGGGCGAAACGAGTGGCTCCGGTACTCATCAGGGAGATCACCAGACGGGTCAACCTGGAGGGCATCTTTCAGGCTGTGTACACCGCAGGTGTGGTGCTGCCCAAACCAGTGGGCACCTGCAG ATACTGGCACCGGTCCTTGAACCCACGAAAGCTGATTGAGGTGAAGTTCTCTCACCTGAGTCGAAACATGACTATGCAACGCACCATGAAGCTCTACCGTCTGCCAGAG GCTCCTAAGACTTCAGGCCTCAGGCCAATGACTGTAAAGGATGTGCCAGCAGTTCACCGCCTGCTGAGGGAATACCTGAGTCAGTTTAACCTGGTTCCCGTCATGAGCCCTGAGGAGGTCCAACACTGGCTGCTTCCTCAGGAGAACATCATTGACACCTTTGTAGTGGAG AATTCAGACGGGAAGTTGACTGACCTGCTGAGTTTCTACACGCTGCCGTCCACCATCATGAACCATCCTGTGCATCGCAGTCTGAAGGCCGCGTACTCCTTCTATAATGTACACACCACCACCCCCCTGCTGGACCTGATGGGAGACGCTCTCATCCTCGCCAAGTCG AAAGGATTTGATGTCTTTAATGCACTGGACCTAATGGAGAACAAGACGTTTTTGGAGAAGCTCAAGTTTGGCATTGGAGATGGAAACCTGCAGTATTACCTCTACAATTGGAAATGTCCCAGTATGGGGTCAGAAAAG gtGGGTTTGGTTCTACAGTGA